Proteins encoded by one window of Clostridium cagae:
- a CDS encoding sodium-translocating pyrophosphatase: MNLLYVSLIAGFIALIVVIFLAKDILKKSPGNEKMIEISGYIEEGAMAFLRKEYSYLCVFIVVVAIAILVFLNYKTAIAFVVGALFSIIAGYIGMRIAVKSNVRTAEAAKSGIKEALSVAFSGGTVMGLCVVGLGIIGLSIFSIVFDLNVEYITGFGLGASSIALFARVGGGIYTKAADVGADLVGKVEAGIPEDDPRNPAVIADNVGDNVGDVAGMGADLFESYVGSIISAITLGAVLVSSWGKEIVIFPLVLSSIGILASLIGIVFVKSYKGDNPQKALNLGSTISGAIVLVAGFIACKYLLGSYKIFLPVIAGLLIGLLIGKITEFYTSADYKSVKFIANESETGPATNIIAGLSVGMKSTVVPILLIAVGIIVSFFAIGGAKDTALGLYGIALSAVGMLSTTAITVAVDAYGPIADNAGGIAEMCDLDDSIREITDKLDSVGNTTAAIGKGFAIGSAALTALALFASYSQIVNLETINLLNPLTLVGVLIGGMLPFLFAALTMQSVGKAATQMVEEVRRQFKENDGILKGTQKPDYSKCVEISTNAALKEMILPGILAIAVPLLVGILLGTEALAGVIGGGVVTGVMLAIMMANAGGAWDNAKKYIESGVHGGKGSYAHKAGVVGDTVGDPFKDTSGPSMNILIKLMTIVSVVFAPVILKYGGILINLFIK; encoded by the coding sequence ATGAATCTATTATATGTTTCATTAATAGCTGGTTTTATTGCTCTTATTGTTGTCATTTTTTTAGCAAAGGATATATTGAAAAAAAGCCCTGGAAATGAAAAGATGATTGAAATTTCTGGTTATATTGAAGAAGGTGCAATGGCTTTTTTAAGAAAGGAATATTCTTACTTATGTGTCTTTATAGTAGTAGTTGCTATTGCTATACTAGTATTTTTAAATTATAAAACAGCAATAGCATTTGTTGTTGGTGCACTATTTTCAATTATAGCAGGTTATATTGGTATGAGAATAGCTGTAAAATCTAATGTTAGAACAGCCGAGGCTGCAAAATCAGGAATAAAAGAGGCACTATCAGTTGCTTTTTCTGGTGGAACAGTAATGGGATTATGTGTAGTAGGACTAGGTATAATTGGATTAAGTATTTTTTCAATTGTATTTGATTTAAATGTAGAGTATATAACAGGATTTGGATTAGGTGCATCATCTATTGCTTTATTTGCAAGAGTTGGTGGTGGAATTTATACTAAAGCAGCTGATGTTGGAGCAGATTTAGTGGGGAAAGTTGAAGCTGGTATTCCAGAAGATGATCCAAGAAATCCAGCTGTTATAGCAGATAATGTTGGTGATAATGTTGGAGACGTTGCAGGTATGGGAGCAGATTTATTTGAATCTTATGTTGGATCAATTATATCTGCAATAACTCTAGGCGCTGTATTGGTTAGTTCATGGGGAAAAGAAATAGTAATTTTCCCATTAGTTTTATCTTCAATAGGTATTTTAGCATCATTAATAGGAATTGTATTTGTTAAGTCATATAAAGGAGATAATCCTCAAAAGGCTTTAAATTTAGGTAGTACAATTTCAGGTGCAATAGTATTAGTAGCAGGATTTATAGCTTGTAAATATTTACTTGGAAGCTATAAAATTTTCTTACCTGTAATTGCTGGATTACTAATAGGGTTATTAATTGGTAAAATTACTGAATTCTATACTTCTGCTGATTATAAATCAGTTAAATTTATTGCAAATGAGTCAGAGACAGGTCCTGCAACAAATATTATAGCAGGATTATCAGTTGGAATGAAATCAACAGTTGTACCTATACTATTAATTGCTGTAGGAATAATAGTATCATTTTTTGCAATAGGTGGAGCAAAAGATACTGCATTAGGCTTATATGGTATAGCACTATCAGCAGTGGGCATGTTATCAACAACAGCTATAACAGTTGCTGTTGATGCATATGGACCAATAGCAGATAATGCTGGAGGAATAGCAGAAATGTGTGATTTAGATGATAGCATCAGAGAGATAACTGATAAATTAGATTCTGTTGGTAATACAACAGCAGCAATAGGAAAAGGATTTGCTATTGGTTCGGCAGCACTTACTGCTTTGGCACTTTTTGCATCATATTCACAAATAGTAAATCTAGAAACTATAAATTTACTTAATCCATTAACATTAGTTGGAGTTTTAATTGGGGGTATGTTACCATTCCTTTTTGCTGCATTAACTATGCAATCAGTAGGAAAAGCCGCAACTCAAATGGTTGAGGAAGTAAGAAGACAATTTAAGGAAAATGATGGAATATTAAAAGGAACTCAAAAACCAGATTATTCAAAATGTGTTGAAATATCAACTAATGCAGCATTAAAAGAAATGATACTTCCAGGAATATTGGCTATAGCAGTGCCATTGTTAGTTGGAATATTATTAGGGACTGAAGCACTAGCAGGAGTAATTGGTGGTGGTGTAGTTACAGGTGTTATGCTTGCAATTATGATGGCAAATGCTGGTGGTGCATGGGATAATGCTAAGAAATATATTGAAAGTGGAGTACATGGTGGAAAAGGAAGTTATGCTCATAAAGCAGGGGTTGTAGGAGATACAGTTGGAGATCCATTTAAAGATACTTCAGGACCATCTATGAATATTTTAATAAAACTTATGACAATTGTTTCAGTAGTATTTGCACCAGTAATATTAAAATACGGTGGAATTTTGATAAATCTATTTATTAAATAA
- the rnr gene encoding ribonuclease R — protein sequence MTIKETLLSFMKEPAYSPMTIEELALVFDIKSHEYGDFKKMLKIMGNEGLISTTEKNKYFIAENASVIEERVGLITGRLQAHPKGFGFLIPDVEGESDVFIPGSCMNGAINGDKIQVEITRENSNTKKREGEVYKILERNTTKIVGIYEDNKNFGFVVSEDTRITQDIFISKKDRNGAENGDVVIVEITKWPDRKRSPEGLIKEVLGKKGDKGIDILTIIRKFGLPEEFSKKVLKFAEQIPETIKPEEYKRRVDLRDLRMVTIDGEDAKDLDDAVSIEKLEDGNFKLGVHIADVTNYVRENNILDKEALKRATSVYLIDRVIPMLPKQLSNGICSLNPKVDRLALSCFMVINNKGTVVDHEIMESVIKTSERMTYTDVTKILRDNDEELIKKYDYLCDDFKLMEELCLILRSKRMKRGAIDFDFEESKIILDEMGKPIDIKPYEREIANKIIEEFMLICNETVAEHMFWSKLPFVYRVHETPDEEKLVKFKEFIYNLGYKINWSEDVNPKTLQSILEQVKGKKEETIVSTLLLRSMMQARYAPECVGHFGLAAQYYCHFTSPIRRYPDLQIHRIIKEHLNGEIDDARFKKLVPIVDVAAKQSSEKERVAQEAEREVDDLKKAEYMLDKIGEEFDGMISSVTSFGMFVELPNTIEGLVHVTELDDDYYIFDEAHLALIGEKTKNMHKLGDEVKVKCVKVDIDNREIYFKLVSTKIDEDNEDKENNEEKTSKEIINELLSSEEDTILN from the coding sequence ATGACAATAAAAGAAACATTATTAAGTTTTATGAAAGAACCTGCTTATAGTCCAATGACTATTGAAGAGTTGGCTCTTGTTTTTGATATAAAATCACATGAATATGGTGATTTCAAAAAGATGTTAAAAATTATGGGGAATGAAGGATTGATTTCAACTACTGAAAAGAACAAATACTTTATAGCCGAAAATGCATCAGTAATAGAAGAGCGTGTAGGCTTAATTACTGGAAGACTTCAAGCACATCCAAAGGGATTTGGATTTTTAATACCAGATGTAGAAGGCGAAAGTGATGTATTTATTCCAGGTTCATGTATGAACGGAGCAATAAATGGAGATAAAATACAAGTTGAAATAACAAGAGAAAATTCTAATACTAAAAAAAGAGAAGGCGAAGTTTATAAAATCCTTGAAAGAAATACAACTAAAATAGTAGGTATATATGAAGACAATAAAAACTTTGGATTTGTTGTTTCAGAAGATACAAGAATTACTCAAGATATTTTTATTTCTAAAAAGGATAGAAATGGAGCAGAAAATGGTGATGTAGTTATAGTAGAAATAACTAAATGGCCTGATAGAAAAAGAAGTCCAGAAGGATTAATAAAAGAAGTATTAGGTAAAAAAGGCGATAAAGGTATTGATATTTTAACAATTATAAGAAAGTTTGGTTTACCAGAAGAATTCAGTAAAAAAGTTTTAAAATTTGCAGAACAAATTCCAGAAACTATAAAGCCTGAAGAATATAAGAGAAGAGTAGATTTAAGAGATCTTAGAATGGTAACTATAGATGGTGAAGATGCTAAGGATTTAGATGATGCTGTATCTATAGAAAAATTGGAAGATGGAAACTTTAAATTAGGAGTTCACATTGCAGATGTTACTAATTATGTTAGAGAAAATAATATATTAGATAAGGAAGCATTGAAAAGAGCTACATCTGTTTATTTAATAGATAGAGTTATTCCTATGCTACCTAAACAATTATCTAATGGTATATGTTCATTAAATCCAAAAGTTGATAGATTAGCATTAAGTTGCTTTATGGTAATAAACAATAAAGGAACAGTCGTAGATCATGAGATAATGGAAAGTGTTATTAAAACAAGTGAAAGAATGACATATACTGATGTTACTAAGATATTAAGAGATAACGATGAAGAATTAATAAAAAAATATGATTATCTTTGTGATGATTTTAAGTTAATGGAAGAACTTTGCTTAATATTAAGAAGTAAGAGAATGAAAAGAGGAGCCATTGACTTCGACTTTGAAGAATCAAAGATAATCTTAGATGAAATGGGAAAGCCAATAGATATAAAACCATATGAACGTGAAATAGCTAATAAAATTATAGAAGAATTTATGCTAATTTGTAATGAAACAGTTGCTGAGCATATGTTCTGGAGCAAACTTCCTTTTGTATACAGAGTTCATGAAACTCCAGATGAAGAAAAGTTAGTTAAATTTAAAGAATTTATATATAATTTAGGATATAAAATTAATTGGAGTGAAGATGTAAATCCAAAAACTTTACAAAGTATATTAGAACAAGTTAAAGGAAAAAAAGAAGAGACAATAGTAAGTACATTATTATTAAGATCAATGATGCAAGCACGTTATGCACCAGAATGTGTAGGTCACTTTGGATTAGCTGCACAGTATTATTGTCACTTTACATCTCCAATAAGAAGATATCCTGACTTACAAATTCATAGAATAATAAAAGAACATCTTAATGGAGAAATTGATGATGCAAGATTTAAGAAATTAGTACCAATAGTTGATGTAGCAGCAAAACAATCATCTGAAAAAGAAAGAGTAGCTCAAGAAGCTGAAAGAGAAGTTGATGATTTAAAGAAAGCTGAATATATGCTTGATAAAATAGGAGAAGAATTTGATGGAATGATATCTTCTGTTACATCTTTTGGTATGTTTGTTGAGTTACCAAATACTATTGAAGGATTAGTTCATGTTACTGAATTAGACGATGATTACTATATATTTGATGAAGCACATTTAGCGTTAATTGGTGAAAAGACAAAGAACATGCATAAGCTTGGAGATGAAGTAAAAGTAAAATGTGTTAAGGTTGATATAGATAATAGAGAAATTTATTTTAAACTAGTTTCAACAAAAATAGATGAAGATAATGAAGATAAAGAGAATAATGAAGAAAAAACCAGTAAAGAAATTATAAATGAACTTTTATCTTCAGAAGAAGATACCATTCTTAATTAA
- the secG gene encoding preprotein translocase subunit SecG translates to MQSMLMGVEVLLGLLIVVTIFMQPSKADALSGLIQGGSKDTFFSKNKARTKEVMLVRLTWIFTGLFALNTLILNFMK, encoded by the coding sequence ATGCAAAGTATGTTAATGGGTGTAGAAGTACTATTAGGTTTATTGATAGTAGTAACTATATTTATGCAACCTAGTAAAGCTGATGCTTTAAGTGGATTAATACAAGGTGGATCAAAAGATACATTCTTTTCAAAAAATAAAGCAAGAACTAAGGAAGTAATGCTTGTAAGATTAACTTGGATTTTTACAGGATTATTTGCACTTAATACATTAATATTAAACTTTATGAAATAA
- the eno gene encoding phosphopyruvate hydratase gives MNDYLEIIDVVARQILDSRCFPTVEVEVYLEDGTIGRAAVPSGASTGMYEAVELRDGDKDKYLGKGVLTAVQNVNDTIAEALIGCNVFDQPYIDKMLIELDGTDNKGKLGANAILGVSLAVANAAANALGLSLYKYVGGVNAKVLPVPMMNIINGGSHADNSVDLQEFMIMPVGATSFTEALRMCAEVYHTLKNTLKDKGYATGLGDEGGFAPNLKSNAEAIDVIIEAITKAGYKAGEDMFIAIDAASSEYYKDGKYVLENEGKTLTSAEMVDFFEDWVNKYPIISIEDGMAEEDWDGWKLLNERLGKKVQLVGDDLFVTNTERLEKGIEIGAANSILIKLNQIGTLTETLNAIEMANRAGYTAVISHRSGETEDTTISDLVVAVNAGQIKTGAPARSERVAKYNQLLRIEEELEDVAEYRGKKAFFNIKK, from the coding sequence ATGAACGATTACTTAGAAATAATAGACGTCGTTGCAAGACAAATATTAGATTCAAGATGCTTTCCAACTGTAGAAGTAGAAGTATATCTTGAAGATGGAACAATAGGAAGAGCTGCAGTACCATCAGGGGCATCAACTGGTATGTATGAAGCAGTAGAGTTAAGAGATGGAGACAAAGATAAATATTTAGGTAAAGGTGTATTAACTGCAGTACAAAATGTTAATGATACAATTGCTGAAGCTTTAATAGGTTGTAATGTATTTGATCAACCATATATAGATAAAATGCTTATAGAATTAGATGGAACTGATAATAAAGGAAAACTAGGGGCTAATGCAATCTTAGGAGTGTCATTAGCTGTTGCAAATGCTGCTGCTAATGCACTAGGATTATCTTTATATAAATATGTTGGAGGTGTAAATGCAAAAGTTTTACCAGTACCTATGATGAACATAATAAATGGTGGATCACATGCTGATAATTCAGTAGATCTACAAGAGTTTATGATTATGCCAGTAGGTGCTACAAGTTTTACTGAAGCTTTAAGAATGTGTGCTGAAGTATACCATACATTAAAAAATACTCTTAAGGATAAAGGATATGCTACTGGACTTGGAGATGAGGGTGGATTTGCTCCTAATTTAAAATCAAATGCAGAAGCTATTGATGTTATTATAGAAGCAATAACTAAAGCAGGATATAAAGCAGGAGAAGATATGTTCATTGCTATAGATGCAGCATCTTCAGAATATTATAAAGATGGAAAATATGTATTAGAAAATGAAGGCAAAACATTGACATCAGCTGAAATGGTTGATTTCTTTGAAGATTGGGTGAATAAATATCCAATAATTTCAATTGAAGATGGTATGGCAGAAGAAGATTGGGATGGATGGAAGTTGTTAAATGAAAGATTAGGAAAGAAAGTTCAATTAGTAGGTGATGATTTATTTGTTACTAATACTGAAAGATTAGAAAAAGGAATAGAGATTGGTGCAGCCAATTCAATTCTTATAAAATTAAACCAAATTGGTACATTAACTGAAACTTTAAATGCAATAGAAATGGCTAATAGAGCAGGATATACTGCTGTTATTTCTCATAGATCTGGAGAAACTGAAGATACTACAATTTCTGACTTAGTTGTTGCAGTTAATGCAGGACAAATAAAAACAGGTGCACCAGCTAGATCTGAAAGAGTTGCAAAATACAATCAATTATTAAGAATAGAAGAAGAATTAGAAGATGTAGCTGAATATAGAGGAAAAAAAGCATTTTTTAATATAAAAAAATAA
- the smpB gene encoding SsrA-binding protein SmpB, producing the protein MVRKKSSNTLAENRKARHEYFIEETIEAGIALVGTEVKSIRNGRANLKESYADIRNGEIFILSMHISPYEQGNIFNVEPLREKKLLLHKSEIHRLAGLVSRDGYTLIPLTLYLKAGKVKVALGICKGKKDYDKRDSMLEKAHNREMQRALKERSRY; encoded by the coding sequence ATGGTAAGAAAAAAAAGTTCAAATACTTTAGCAGAAAATAGAAAAGCAAGACATGAGTATTTTATAGAGGAAACTATTGAAGCTGGTATTGCATTGGTTGGAACAGAAGTAAAATCTATTAGAAATGGTAGAGCTAATTTAAAAGAGTCTTATGCAGATATCAGAAATGGTGAAATTTTTATATTAAGCATGCATATAAGTCCATATGAACAAGGCAATATATTTAATGTTGAGCCTTTAAGAGAAAAGAAATTATTATTACACAAGTCAGAAATTCACAGATTAGCAGGTTTAGTATCTCGAGATGGATATACTTTAATTCCATTAACATTATACTTAAAAGCTGGAAAAGTTAAAGTTGCTTTGGGTATTTGTAAAGGTAAGAAAGATTACGATAAAAGAGATTCTATGCTAGAAAAAGCTCATAATAGAGAAATGCAAAGAGCCTTGAAAGAAAGAAGTAGATATTAG